TGACCGCGAACTCCGGCTTGCCGCCCAGTGGGATGCGCCCGAGCACCGAATCCGTCGCCGCGTCCACCACCACCGCGTCGCCGCTGCGGCCGTTGAACGCGAACACGCGCTTCGTCGCCGAGTCGTAGGTGATCGCGTCGGGGTTCACGCCGGGCTCGTGGATCCGCGCGAGCGGCACGAGCGTCGTGTAGTCGAAGACCGTGAGCGTGGAGTCGCGGCCGTTGCTCGTCCACCCGCGGCCGAGATCCGGCGCCAGCGCCACGCCGTGCACGCCCGGCGTGTCCGCGATGTCGCCCACCACCGAGTCGGTGCGCGTGTCCACCACCACGACGTGCGTGCCGTGCGTCACGAACACCCGATGCGACGCGGCGTCCGCGACCAGGTAGTCCCATCCGCCCGCGCCGCCGAGCCGCACGCGGTGCGTCACGTGATAGTTCGGCGCGTCCTTCGTCACGGGCTGGGCGTGCAGCGCGGCGGCGGACAGGAGGATGCAGAGAGGAACGAGACGTCGCATCGTGGCAGGGGAGAGAAGGGGAGTGTCCGTGTCAGGTCGTCGGCGTCGTCGGCGTCGCGCGGCGGTGGCTGGCGATGCCCGCGCCGGTGACACACACCGCGAGCCACGCCGCGCCCGCGAGGAACCCGCCGAGCACGTCGCTCGGGTAGTGCACGCCGAGGTACACGCGCGTCGCGCACACCATCGCCACGAGCAGCAGCGCCCCCGTGTACGCCGCGACGATCACCGCGGGCCGCGGCCGCAGCTGGTGCAGGACGTAGGCGAGCATCCCGAAGCCGATCGTCGCCGCCATCGCGTGGCCGCTCGGAAAGCTGTACGAGCTGAGATGCAGGTACCCCGCGCCGTACGTCGGCCGAGTGCGGTGCACGGCGCTCTTCACCACCGCGTTCAGGATCTCGCCGCCGATCGCCGCGGCGATCCACGTGTGCGCGAGCAGGCGGTGCTTCCGCCAGAGCAGCAGCATCGCGCACAGGCCGAGCACGATCATCCCCTCCGGCGAGGCCACGTTCGTGAGCAGGAGCGCGGCGCGCGTGAGGCCCGGCGTCATCGCCTCGTGGATCCGCGCGCTCGTCGCCTGGTCCCATCGCACGAGTCCCTGGTTCTCCAGGATCTCGCCGAGCAGCGCGCCGAACGCCCACAGCGCGAGCACGAGCGCGAGCAGCCCGAGCGTGAGGTGCAGCCCGAGGTACGACGTGCGATCGAGCCGCGCCGCCACGAAGCGACGCAGCGGGCCGCGCTGCGCGTTAGGCATCGGCGCCTGGGTCATCGCGTCGCGACACCGAGCGCGAGCCCGCGCGCCGACGGCACGACCGCGACGCGGCCGACCAGCCGCTCGAGCCGCGACCGGGGATGCGCTCGCGCATACGCCGACACCACGTCGCCGGCGAGCGTGCCGACGCCGGCGCCGACCGCGACGTCGCTCGCCCAGTGCTTGTCGTCGAACATGCGCGCGGCGCCCACGAGCGCCGCGCCGCCGAACAGCGCCGCGCCCGTCGCCGCCGCGGCGCGCGGATGCGATCGCCGCCACTGGCTCGCGCGCACGTCCGCGCTCACCGCCGACGCGAACGCGAACGCCGCCGTCGTGTGCCCCGACGGGAACGACGCGCGCCCCTCGCTCCTGCCGCGGCCGAGCGCGAAGTCGTCGTGGTCGCCCGGCTCCAGCAGCGGCCGCTGGCGCCCCGCGGCGATCTTCAGCAGCGCCGTGGCCGAGCCACCGAGCACGATCGCCTCCGTGGCGTGCAGCCCCGCCCGCGCGAGCGACGGGCGACGCGCCACCCACCCCGTGCCTAACATCACGACGCCGGCCGCGATGACGCCCGGGTCGCCGACCAGGTTGAAGCCGGCCGCCGCGTCGCGCGCGGCGAGGCTCCGCTGCACGCCCGGCGCGCGGAACGCGCGCTCGAGCCGACGGTCGAGCGGGTACAGCGCCGCGCCCGCCGCCACGAAGCCGGCGAACGTGCCGAGCGCGCGGCGCGACACGAGGGGCCCCGCGCTGCTGTCCGGCTGCTGCGCGACGGCGACGCTTGCGTGAAGGGCGAGCAGCGCGGGTGCGAGAACGGTCCAGCGGACCGGGCGTACGGAGCGCGACGTTGGCGATGACATGCGGTACGGAAGGCGGCCACGACCGAAGATGATCACCGGAAGCTGTCGACGGCATGACAGGCGGGTCCGTCTCGCGTGGACCCCGGTGCCGGAACGCACTCTGCACGTCCGGCGCCCATGACCACCGCCGCTCTCGACAGGCCCGCCGCCGTCGCCCCCGCCCGCGCGCGCCACCCCGTCGTCGTGTTCGCCGGGCTGATGCTCGTCATGCTCCTCTCGGCCCTCGACTCGACCATCGTCGCGACCGCGCTCCCGACCATCGTGTCGGAGCTCGGTGGCCTCGAGCGGCTCGCGTGGGTCGTGACGGCGTACCTGCTCGCCCAGACCGTCGTCACGCCGCTGTACGGCAAGCTCGGGGACCTGTACGGCCGCAAGCGCGTGCTGCAGGCCGCGATCGTCGTCTTTCTCGCTGGCTCGGTGCTGTGCGGCGCGAGCCGCAGCATGCTCCAGCTCATCCTGTTCCGCGCGATCCAGGGCATCGGCGGCGGAGGACTCGTCGTCGGCACGCAGGCGGCCATCGGCGACATCGTGCCGCCGCGCGAGCGTGGACGCTACCAGGGGATCTTCGGCGCCGTGTTCGGCGTGTCCAGCATCGCGGGGCCGCTGCTCGGCGGATTCTTCACGACGCACCTGTCGTGGCGCTGGATCTTCTACGTGAACCTCCCGCTCGGCGCCATCGCGGTCGTCGTGCTCGCGGCCACGCTCCCCTCGTCGACGAGCCGGGCGCGGCACGTCGTGGACTACCTCGGCGCCGGGCTGCTCGCCGCGGCGCTCGCCGGCGTCGTGCTGCTCACGGACCTCGGCGGCACGACGTACCCGTGGGGCTCCGCGCCGATCCTCGCGTTAGGCGCGGCGTCCGTGCTGTCCCTCGCCGCGTTCGTCCTCGTCGAGCGGCGGGCCGCGGAGCCGGTGCTGCCGCCGCGGCTGTTCCGCAACCGCGTGTTCGTCGTGAGCGGCGCCGTGGGGCTCATCGTCGGCTTCGCGATGTTCGGCTCCATCACGTACCTGCCGCTGTTCCTCCAGGTCGTGCGCGGCGCGAGCCCCACCGCGTCGGGGCTCGAGCTGCTGCCGATGATGGGCGGCATGCTGGTGACGTCGATCACCGCCGGACAGCTCATCAGCCGCAGCGGACGCTACAAGATCTTTCCCGTCGCCGGCACCGCCGTGATGACGCTCGGCCTCGCGCTGCTCTCGCGGCTGCGCGCCGACACGGGCGTCGGCACGGCGTCGCTGTACATGCTCGTGCTGGGCATGGGCATGGGGATGACGATGCAGGTGCTCGTGCTCGCGGTGCAGAACGCGGTGGAGTACGAGGACCTCGGCGTCGCCACGTCGGGCGCCACACTCTTCCGGTCGATCGGTGGCTCGGTCGGCACGGCGGTCCTCGGCGCGATCTTCGCCGGAAGGCTCGCTGCGACGCTCGCCCGCACCATGCCGCCGGGCGGGATGGGTGGCGGCGCACACGTGAGCCCGGAGTCGCTGCGCGCGCTTCCCGCGGCGCTCCGCGAGACGTACGTCACGGCGTTCACCGGCGCGTTGGGCACCGTGTTCGTCGTCGCGGCGGCGATCGGCGCGCTCGCGTTCGTGCTGAGCTGGGCGCTCGAGGAGAAGCCGCTGCGCGAGACCGTCGCCGCGAAGAGCACGGAGGTCGGCGAGGCGATCGCCATGCCGGCGGAGGACGACTCGCTCACCCAGGTCGCGCAGGGCCTCGCCGCGCTGTCGCGTCGCGACGTGCAGAAGCGGCTCCTCGAGCGCACCGCGGAGCGTGCCGGTGTCGACCTGCCGGCCGCCGAGTGCTGGCTGCTCGCGCGGCTCGACGAGAACCCCGCGCTCGACGTCGCCGCGTTAGGCAGGGCGCGCGGCATCCAGCCCGCGCGCCTCGCGACCGCGCTGCGCGTGCTGCTCAACCGCGGCCTCGTGACACGCGCGCCGCAGGGCGACGCCCACCCGCTCACTCCGTCCGGCGACGCGGTCCTCGAGCGCCTCGTCACCGCGCGTCTCGACTGGCTGCGCGACGCGCTCTCGGGCTGGGCGCCCGAGCGGCACGCGGAGCTGGCCGACCTGATGCGACGCCTGGCCGGCGAAGAGATGCGCATCTCGCCGGCGTGAGGGCCCATCCTGGACTCCACGTACGTGTCTCTGGAGGACTGAAGGAGGACTGAAGGAGGACTGAAGGAGGACTGAAGAGGGAACCCTTCAAGTGTCCTTCTTCAGTCCCCCTTCAGTCCTTCTTCAGTCCTACGAACTCTCGTACGTGGAGCCGTGCATCGGCGCGAAAGACGTCAGAGCGTCTTCAGGTACGCCACGAGGTCCTGCTTCTGCGCCGCGCTGAGGTGCAGCCCACGAACCGTGTCGTAGTGCTCGACCACGTCGGCGAGCGTCTTCGCGCTGCCGTCGTGGAAGTATGGCGCGTGCTGCCACAGCCCGCGGAGCGGTGTGGTGCGGTAGCGCTTCGTCGGCGTGCGCAGCGCGTACCGCGCGTCGACGCCGGTCTCGCTCGGCGCGTGCAGCACGCCGCTGTTGTTGTCGGTGAGCGTGGCGCCGACGTGGCAGCTCGCGCAGCTCGCGTTGAACACGACCTGCCCGCGCGCGGCGGCCGCGGCGTCGAACGAGCCCGCCGGTGCCGGCGGCACCTGGAGGCTGAACTGATAGGCGCGCAGCGCCGGCAGCTTCGACGTCACGAGATCCGGCGTCTGCACGATGTTGATGCCGAGCCGCGGATCGCTGAACGTGCCGTGCGCATGCATCTGCGTCACGGCGACGTATGCGTTCCAGTACGAGACGGGACCCTCGGCCGTGTACGTCTCGTTGCGCACCTGCGCGAGGCCGTACGCCGGCGGGATGACGAGCGGCGTGTTCTGCCCGTCGATGTTGAAGCGCGGGTCGTACATGCCCGGGCCCCACGAGTTGAACACCGCCTTCGCGCTCGCCGGCAGCACCGGCGACAGCGCCACGATCGCGCCCACGTTCAGATCGTGGTTCGGCCACCCGTCCTTGCGATGCCCGATCCCCTTCGCGAACGCGTCGTCGACCGTGGAGTGGCAGAGCGCGCAGGTGATGCCGAGGCGCGTGAGCGTGTCCCGCCCGCCGACCGACTGGACCGTCCCCTTCACGCCGACCACCGCGTCGAGCTTGAGCAGCGCGAGCGTCGTCGCCGGGCTCTTGAGGTCCACCTTGCCGGCCTGGATCGCCTGCACGAGGTCGGCCGGCAGGGCGTCCATGTCCACCTTGAGCCCCACGGCGAGCGCGGTCGTCGGGTCGACCGCCTGCTGCACCACGCGCTCGAGATGCAGCGTGTCGGTCCAGAACTGCTCGTCGCCGAACGTGTCCATGCGGAAGATCTGCTGTCCCTTCGCGATGTCCTCCGGTGTGGGTTCCGTTCCCGGCCCGCCCGTCGAGTCGCATCCGAGCGCGAGCGTGGCGAGAGCGAGGGTGATGATCGTACGGGTGCTGCCTGGCGTGCGCATCGCGGCCTCCCGGCGGAATAAGTCCAATAGTAGTTTGACTTATCGGCCGCTTTATTCCCGCGCGCGGGAACTCTCGACGCCCGCGCGGCACTCTGGTCCCGTCGGTACATCCGCCAGCGCGCGGTGTATCGTATCCCGATCGCCGTCCGACCTTCTTCGACGCGACCCGCCCCATGCGTACCTCGCTCCGCTCGCGCTCCCGCTCCGGCGCTCTCGCCGCCGTCGCCTCGGCCCTCGCGGCCATCGCCATCGTCTTCGCTACGCGCAGCACTCACGCGGCATCGCCCGATGCCGGCAGCAGTGCGCCACCATCGACCGAGCGTCGAACGGCGGTGTTCGCCGGCGGCTGCTTCTGGGGGATCGAGGCGGTCTTCGAGCACGTCCGCGGCGTGACCGACGCCGTGAGCGGCTACGCCGGCGGCAAGGTGAAGAACCCCGGCTACGAGGACGTGAGCTCCGGCGAGACCGGGCACGCCGAGTCGGTTCGCGTGACGTACGACCCGGCGCAGGTGAGCTACCACGAACTGCTGAAGGTGTTCTTCACCGTCGCGCACGATCCGACCCAGCTCAACCGCCAGGGCCCGGACGTCGGCACGCAGTACCGGTCGGCGATCTTCTACGGCGACGAGTCGCAGCGCCGCGAGGCGGCCGCGTTCATCGACTCGCTCACGAAGGTGCACGCCTACCGCGCCCCGATCGTCACCCAGGTCGTGCCGCTCGGCCCGTTCTACGCCGCGGAGGACTACCACCAGGACTTCGCCGAGCACCACCCGAGCTACCCGTACATCGTGATCCACGACCGCCCGAAGGTGGAGGCGCTGAAGCGCCAGCTGCCGGGTCTGTGGCAGGAGCGGCTCGCGGCCGCCCGCGTCGCCTCCCGCCAGTGAGCCGGCGCGCCGGATCGTAGTTCCCAGGGGGGGCTCCCCCCCCTTCGCCCAAGGTTGCACGCAGCCGATCGACCCGCCGCATCATCCCGACGCATCCCCCGTTCGTCCCAACGCGCCCCGCCGTGCTCTTGACGGCGGGGCGCGTTCTGCCACTGTATTGACATGTCAATGCACTGACAGGAGGCGTCATGTCGACCGCACCGCACGCGGACCTCGGGCCGCGCGAGCGACAGATCATGGAGATCGTGTACCGACGCGGGCAGGCCACCGCGGAGGAGGTCCGGGCCGAGCTCCCGGACGCGGTCAGCAACTCCGCCGTCCGCGGCATGCTCCGGCTCCTCGAGGAGAAGGGCCTGCTCCGCCACGAGCAGTGCGGCGTGCGCTACGTCTACCTGCCGACGCGCGACACCGAGCAGGTCCGCCGGTCCGCGCTCCGCAACGTCGTCGGCACGTTCTTCAACGACTCGGCCAGCGCCGCCGTCGCCGCGATGCTCGGCGTGTACGAGGATCGCCTCACCGACGACGAGCTCGAACGACTCTCCGCCATCATCGACGACGCGCGGCGGCGCGGAGGTGCGGCATGAGCACGCTCGCCATCGAGATCGTCGCCAAGGCAACGCTGCTCCTCGCGCTCGCCGGGTTGATCGCCGCTTCGCTGCGCTCCGCCACGGCGGCCACGCGCCACGCGCTGTGGGCCGTCGCGCTCGGCGCGCTGCTCGTGCTCCCGGCGACGATCGCGTTGGGCCCGCGCTGGCGCGTGCCCGTGCTCGCCGTGCGCGACACGTCGAGCGCCCACGGCACCGCGCGGCCGCCGCTCCCGCGCGCCGTCGTCGCGCCCCTGCCCGCGGCGCTCGTCGGTGACGACGCCGGACCACCCGCGCGCCTGAAGACGCGCGGCGCCGACTCGCCGAGTGCGCCGCAGCCGATCGATCTCGCGACGCTCGCCGCCGCGATCTGGGCTGCTGGTGCGGTCGCGCTCCTCCTTCGTCTCGTCGCCGGCCACGTCGCGTTGGGCCGTCTCGCGCGCCGCGCCGAGCGCATCGACGACGCGTGGGGAGAGCTGCTCGACGACGAGTGCGCGCGCGCCGGCGTGCGCGCGCCGGTGCGGCTGCTGCTGCACGAGGGCGCGGCGTCGCCCGCCACGTGGGGCGTGCGTGCGCCGGTGATCGTGCTTCCGGCCAGCGCCGCCGACTGGGCCGAGCCGCGTCGCCGTACAGCGCTGCGTCACGAGCTCGCGCACGTCGCGCGGCGCGACGCGCTCGTGCAGCTCGTCTCGAGCGCCGCATGCGCGCTGTACTGGTTCCATCCCGGCGCGTGGCTCGCCGCGCGCCGGCTCGTCGCGGAACGCGAGCGCGCGTGCGACGACCGCGTGCTCGCGTTGGGCAGCGCGCCGGCGGAGTACGCGTCGCAGCTGCTCGACATGGCGCGACTCGCGCGCGACTCCGGTCTCCCCGCGCTCGTCACCGTGTCGATGGCGCGGCGCTCGGAGCTCGAGGGGCGGCTGCTCGACGTGCTCGACCCGCGACGCGCGCGCGGCCGACCGTCGCGCGCCGCTGGCGCCGCCGGCGTGCTGCTCGCGTGCGCGCTCGTCGTCGGGCTCTCGGCGTTCCGCGCGGTGCCGCGCGCCGCGAGCCCGTCGACCGTCGTGCCGCGCACGCCCGTCGAGCCGCTGCGGGCCGCGCTCGTGCCCGACGTGGGCGCGCTCGCACCCGTCGTCCATACGCGCCAGCGCGACGACTCCACGTTCGAGCGTGCGCTACCCGCGTCGCGCGGCGGCACGCTCACGCTCGACCTGCGCACCGGCGGCGCGGTCGACATCACCGGCACCGACGACGACCGCGTGACGGTGCGCGGCACGCTCGCCGGCCGCGCGTGGCGCAGCACGCGCGTTTCGCTCGAGCCGTTGTTGGGCGGCGGCGTGCGGCTGCGCGCGGTGTACGACGGCACGGAGCGGATCCAGAGCTCGTCGCACCGCTTCGTCATCCGCGTGCCGCGGCGCTACGACGTGCAGCTGTCGTCGGCGGGCGGCTCCGTCACCGTGCGGGACCTCGAGGGCACGCTCACCGGATCGACGGGCGGCGGCGAGATCGAGATCCAGCGCGTGACCGGCCATGCGCAGCTCTCCACCGGCGGCGGCGACGTGCACGTGTCCGACGCGCGGTTGACCGGTCGCGTCGCCACCGGCGGCGGTGAGGTGCTCATCGAGCGCGTCGTCGGCGGCCTCACCGGACACTCCGGGACCGGCGACGTGACCTACGCGGGCCGCGGCACGAGCGTGTCCATCGAGCCGTCGTACGAAGACGTCGTGCGGTCGCGCTCCACGACGACGTACCTGGACGCGCGCCGCAAGCTCGCCGACGTCGACACGGTGCGCGGCGTGGAGGGCGGCGCGATCCGCCGTCGCAGCTCGGGCGGCGCGATCGCGATCGAGGAGGCGCCGCGCGGCGCCGTGCTGTACACCGGCGGCGGCTCGATCACGGTCGGGCGCTCGGCGGGGCTCGTGAGCGCCACGACGGGCGGCGGCGAGATCTCGTTAGGCCCGGTGGACGGCTCGGCCGAGGGGCACACGGGAGCCGGCGACGTCACGATCGTGGTCGTCGGCGACGGCGCGGCGCGGCACGACGTGTACGTCACCACCGGCTACGGTGCCGCCGACGTGTGGCTTCCCGCGGACATCTCCGCGCGCCTCGACCTCGAGACGGCTTACACGAACAACCTCGGACACGCCACGCACATCTACAGCGACTGGCCGATCGACCTGCGCGAGACCGCGGACTGGGACGCGCGCGAGGGGACGCCGCGCCGCTACGTCCGCGGCAGCGCGACGCTCGGCGACGGTCGCAGCGAGGTGCGCGTGCGCATCGTGAACGGCGACGTGCGCCTGCACCGCGGCTCGCCGCCCGGCCGCTGATCCGCGTGTTCCAACGAGACGAGGGTGGGCGGCCGATGCGTCGGCCGCCCACCCTCGCTCACGTGACGCGTCGATCGATCAGAGCAGCCCGGCGCGCCAGGCGAAGCTGTTGAACAGGTGGAGATACGCCTGGTCGAACGCCTTGCCCGAGTAGGGCCACCAGTTGCGGCTCGTCGGCGACGCCAGTCCGGCGATGATCGCGTCGGTGCGGCTGCGGTACGTCGCGCTGTTTCCGCTGATCCTCGCGTACCACGCGAAGGCCGGGAGAATCAGCGCGTTGAGTCCCGGCTGCGGGCTCGCCTTGGCCTGCGTGGTGCCTCCCTCGTCCGTGCCGCGCAGGCTGTGGTACTGGAAGCCCTGCGCCGGAGCGTCCCACTCGCGCGCCCACAGGTCGTCGATGCACTTCTTCACCGCCGGGGGGATGCGCGTGTCCGCCTTGATCTCGGTGTGGTAGCGGATCAGCGACTCGAGCAGCATGCCGACCATGTAGTTCGACTGGCCGCCCGAATCCGGGCTCCACGTGCCGTAGCTGTAGTAGCGGCCGCCGAACTGCCCGTTTGTCCGCTGCGTGGACAGTAGCGCGGTCACCCACGTGCCCAGTGTCGACTGCGTCAGGTACGAGGCGTAGTAGGTGTTAGGCGCGCCCATCGATTTGTAGTAGTTCGCAGCGTCGGCAGGTTGATTGATGATGCCGATCATCCACGCGTCCACCGCCGCCGTGAATGCCTTCGCCCGGAAGCGGTCGTCGCCGTACGTGCCACCCATGTAGGCTGCGTAGCCCGGGCGGACCATCCAGGCGAGCATCTCCGCCATCTTGCGCAGCTGGTAGCGGCTCATCTCGTCACCGGTCGCCCAGTAGTGTACGGCGACGCCCTCGGTCTGACTCCACCACGCTGTCGGCGCGCCATTCGGAATGACGTAGGTCTTCAAGTAATCCGCCGCGACTGCGGTCGCGTGGTACCAGTCGGTGGGATTGCCCGTGCGCTGCCACGCCTGATACAGGATGTAGGCCCGGTCGTACCCCGCCGTGCGGCTGCAGTCGAACTTGGGCCCGCACGACGTCCAGTCGGCCGCCTCGAGCCGCGTGTAATCACCCTCGAACTGCGTCATCACCGCCGTCGGCGCGGTCGTCTTCGCCGCGTACGTCACACCCGTCCATCGGGTGCTCACGAGGTAGGTCGGATCGTTCGGCAGCGCCGCGGCCGCGGGCACCGGCAGCGCCGGACGCGCCGCGAGGTCGGGCAGCGTGCGCGAGCCGCCGCCGATGACGAGCGACGCCGCGATCGGCGCCGTGCTCGGGATGTCGTAGTCGAACTGCACGAACACGGCGCGCAGCGAGCTGTCCGACCACTTGCCGGAGAGCGCGCGCACGTACACCGGCTGCTCCACGCTGCCCACCTTGACGTGGACCTGGCTCAGGTTCGCCGTCGTGAGATAGCCCTTCGCGAGCGGGATGCCGTTCGACACCATCACGACGCCCGCGCCGCCGTCGAAGCGCTGCACGGAGAGCGGGATCGTCCGCGTCGTGATCGTCGTCGTCGCGGCCTTCACCGTGATCGTCTTGCTCGTCCCGACGGTACCGGAGATCGTCGCCGTGACGTTCGCCGTGCCGGCGGCGAGCGCCTTCAGCGCGCCCGTCACCGAGTCGACGGACAGGATCGTGGGGCTCGTGCTCTTGAACGTCGTCGCCGGCGTCGGCGTGACGACGTTGCCGAGGGTGTCGCGCAGCGTCGCCGCGAGCTGCGCGGTCGCGCCGGCCGTCATGCTCCATGCGACCGTGTCCAGCGCACCCGAGGCGTACGTCACGCTCACCGACGCCGTGGTGGCCGACGAGTTGATGTCGTTCATGCGCGCGTTAGGCGCGCTGAACCGGCTGGTCTCCGGCGCGGTGGACGGCAGGGAATCGCACGCGGCAGCCAGGGCGGCGCACGCGAGCAGGGCGCCGGCGCGGGGCAGGCGGGGGGAGGGGTTGAACATCTTTCGCTGGGGATTGCTGGGAGGGGCGGCCGATCGCAGGGGGAGACGCCGAGGGCGTCGAGCTGGACGGGCGCGGGGGACGCGGCCGTGTGGTCCAGCGTGCGAGCGGTGCTGCGGGTGCCGGAGAGGCCGGCGAGGCGGGACAGCGTCGACTGAGTCACGACGACTGCACGCGAGATACGCGTGCGAGGCCCCGCAAGTCACCCACCCCCTGTGACGCGCGTTACAGCTGAGTCGAAAATGCGACCAATACGGCCGAGGCCGTTAGGCACCTGACGCGAGAGGCCCCCGCGGAGTGCTCCGCGGAGGCCTCGCCGTGCGTGACGAACGCGTTACTTCGCGGCGACCTTCGCCCAGGAATCGCGCAGTGTGACGGTTCTGTTGAACACGAGCCGCTCCGGCGTCGCGTCGACCGGATCGCTCACAAAGTAGCCCGTGCGCTCGAACTGGTAGCGTGTGCCGATCGGATCGCGCGCGACGCTCGGCTCCACCTTCGCGTGCGGCACCACGACGAGCGACTCGGGGTTCAGGAAGCGGAGGAAGTCGGCCGGCGTGTCGTCGTCCGACTCCATGACCGAGCCGTCACCGTGATCGGGGTTAGGCACCGTGAACAGCTTGTCATACAGCCGCACCTCGCAGTCCACCGCGTGCGCCGCCGACACCCAGTGGATGGTGCCCTGCACGCGTCGTCCGTCGGGCGCGTCGCCGCCGCGCGTCGCCGGATCGTACGTGCAGCGCAGCTCCACGATCTCGCCGGCGGCGTCCTTCACGACCTCCTGGC
This DNA window, taken from Gemmatirosa kalamazoonensis, encodes the following:
- a CDS encoding YncE family protein, whose translation is MRRLVPLCILLSAAALHAQPVTKDAPNYHVTHRVRLGGAGGWDYLVADAASHRVFVTHGTHVVVVDTRTDSVVGDIADTPGVHGVALAPDLGRGWTSNGRDSTLTVFDYTTLVPLARIHEPGVNPDAITYDSATKRVFAFNGRSGDAVVVDAATDSVLGRIPLGGKPEFAVTDGRGMLWVNIEDRGEIAAIDTRTMAVTARWSIKPCEEPSGLAIDREHRRLFSVCDDVMAVSDPDARKVVATVKIGGGPDATAFDAERGLVFASNGEDGTITVVRESGPSTFRVVQTVPTKSGARTMTLDATTHVLYTVTADFEPAVAGARPAMKPDSFTLLVIEP
- a CDS encoding phosphatase PAP2 family protein; this encodes MTQAPMPNAQRGPLRRFVAARLDRTSYLGLHLTLGLLALVLALWAFGALLGEILENQGLVRWDQATSARIHEAMTPGLTRAALLLTNVASPEGMIVLGLCAMLLLWRKHRLLAHTWIAAAIGGEILNAVVKSAVHRTRPTYGAGYLHLSSYSFPSGHAMAATIGFGMLAYVLHQLRPRPAVIVAAYTGALLLVAMVCATRVYLGVHYPSDVLGGFLAGAAWLAVCVTGAGIASHRRATPTTPTT
- a CDS encoding phosphatase PAP2 family protein codes for the protein MSSPTSRSVRPVRWTVLAPALLALHASVAVAQQPDSSAGPLVSRRALGTFAGFVAAGAALYPLDRRLERAFRAPGVQRSLAARDAAAGFNLVGDPGVIAAGVVMLGTGWVARRPSLARAGLHATEAIVLGGSATALLKIAAGRQRPLLEPGDHDDFALGRGRSEGRASFPSGHTTAAFAFASAVSADVRASQWRRSHPRAAAATGAALFGGAALVGAARMFDDKHWASDVAVGAGVGTLAGDVVSAYARAHPRSRLERLVGRVAVVPSARGLALGVATR
- a CDS encoding MFS transporter, which translates into the protein MTTAALDRPAAVAPARARHPVVVFAGLMLVMLLSALDSTIVATALPTIVSELGGLERLAWVVTAYLLAQTVVTPLYGKLGDLYGRKRVLQAAIVVFLAGSVLCGASRSMLQLILFRAIQGIGGGGLVVGTQAAIGDIVPPRERGRYQGIFGAVFGVSSIAGPLLGGFFTTHLSWRWIFYVNLPLGAIAVVVLAATLPSSTSRARHVVDYLGAGLLAAALAGVVLLTDLGGTTYPWGSAPILALGAASVLSLAAFVLVERRAAEPVLPPRLFRNRVFVVSGAVGLIVGFAMFGSITYLPLFLQVVRGASPTASGLELLPMMGGMLVTSITAGQLISRSGRYKIFPVAGTAVMTLGLALLSRLRADTGVGTASLYMLVLGMGMGMTMQVLVLAVQNAVEYEDLGVATSGATLFRSIGGSVGTAVLGAIFAGRLAATLARTMPPGGMGGGAHVSPESLRALPAALRETYVTAFTGALGTVFVVAAAIGALAFVLSWALEEKPLRETVAAKSTEVGEAIAMPAEDDSLTQVAQGLAALSRRDVQKRLLERTAERAGVDLPAAECWLLARLDENPALDVAALGRARGIQPARLATALRVLLNRGLVTRAPQGDAHPLTPSGDAVLERLVTARLDWLRDALSGWAPERHAELADLMRRLAGEEMRISPA
- a CDS encoding c-type cytochrome; its protein translation is MRTPGSTRTIITLALATLALGCDSTGGPGTEPTPEDIAKGQQIFRMDTFGDEQFWTDTLHLERVVQQAVDPTTALAVGLKVDMDALPADLVQAIQAGKVDLKSPATTLALLKLDAVVGVKGTVQSVGGRDTLTRLGITCALCHSTVDDAFAKGIGHRKDGWPNHDLNVGAIVALSPVLPASAKAVFNSWGPGMYDPRFNIDGQNTPLVIPPAYGLAQVRNETYTAEGPVSYWNAYVAVTQMHAHGTFSDPRLGINIVQTPDLVTSKLPALRAYQFSLQVPPAPAGSFDAAAAARGQVVFNASCASCHVGATLTDNNSGVLHAPSETGVDARYALRTPTKRYRTTPLRGLWQHAPYFHDGSAKTLADVVEHYDTVRGLHLSAAQKQDLVAYLKTL
- the msrA gene encoding peptide-methionine (S)-S-oxide reductase MsrA, whose product is MRTSLRSRSRSGALAAVASALAAIAIVFATRSTHAASPDAGSSAPPSTERRTAVFAGGCFWGIEAVFEHVRGVTDAVSGYAGGKVKNPGYEDVSSGETGHAESVRVTYDPAQVSYHELLKVFFTVAHDPTQLNRQGPDVGTQYRSAIFYGDESQRREAAAFIDSLTKVHAYRAPIVTQVVPLGPFYAAEDYHQDFAEHHPSYPYIVIHDRPKVEALKRQLPGLWQERLAAARVASRQ
- a CDS encoding BlaI/MecI/CopY family transcriptional regulator, whose protein sequence is MSTAPHADLGPRERQIMEIVYRRGQATAEEVRAELPDAVSNSAVRGMLRLLEEKGLLRHEQCGVRYVYLPTRDTEQVRRSALRNVVGTFFNDSASAAVAAMLGVYEDRLTDDELERLSAIIDDARRRGGAA
- a CDS encoding M56 family metallopeptidase; protein product: MSTLAIEIVAKATLLLALAGLIAASLRSATAATRHALWAVALGALLVLPATIALGPRWRVPVLAVRDTSSAHGTARPPLPRAVVAPLPAALVGDDAGPPARLKTRGADSPSAPQPIDLATLAAAIWAAGAVALLLRLVAGHVALGRLARRAERIDDAWGELLDDECARAGVRAPVRLLLHEGAASPATWGVRAPVIVLPASAADWAEPRRRTALRHELAHVARRDALVQLVSSAACALYWFHPGAWLAARRLVAERERACDDRVLALGSAPAEYASQLLDMARLARDSGLPALVTVSMARRSELEGRLLDVLDPRRARGRPSRAAGAAGVLLACALVVGLSAFRAVPRAASPSTVVPRTPVEPLRAALVPDVGALAPVVHTRQRDDSTFERALPASRGGTLTLDLRTGGAVDITGTDDDRVTVRGTLAGRAWRSTRVSLEPLLGGGVRLRAVYDGTERIQSSSHRFVIRVPRRYDVQLSSAGGSVTVRDLEGTLTGSTGGGEIEIQRVTGHAQLSTGGGDVHVSDARLTGRVATGGGEVLIERVVGGLTGHSGTGDVTYAGRGTSVSIEPSYEDVVRSRSTTTYLDARRKLADVDTVRGVEGGAIRRRSSGGAIAIEEAPRGAVLYTGGGSITVGRSAGLVSATTGGGEISLGPVDGSAEGHTGAGDVTIVVVGDGAARHDVYVTTGYGAADVWLPADISARLDLETAYTNNLGHATHIYSDWPIDLRETADWDAREGTPRRYVRGSATLGDGRSEVRVRIVNGDVRLHRGSPPGR